The genomic segment ATCCTTGGGATAAATGAAACGGGAGTTTGGCGATCATGGTAACGCTGACGGAACGAGCGGCGGCGGAAGTGAAGACAATCATCGACCAGCAGAAGCTGGAGAGCGAGAAGACCTACCTTCGCGTCGGGGTGAAGGGCGGCGGTTGCAGCGGGTTCTCGTACACGCTCGACCTGACCGAGCAGGTGGGCGAGAACGACGAGCAATGGGACGTTCACGGGATCAAAGTGATCTGCGACCCGAAGAGCCAGATTTACCTGGACGGTGTGACCGTGGACTTCAAGGATGAAGTCATGGGCCGCGGGTTTGTCTTCAACAACCCGAACGCGACGCACACCTGCGGCTGCGGCAGCAGCTTCAGCGCGTAGGTCTTGCGCCGGTGAAATCGACTCGGCGAGGCGTGGGTCGCAACGGCGGGCCGCCTGCGGCGGACGCGAGGCGAATGCGATCATGACAGCGACCCCATCCAGCGCGGCGGGCACTTGTGGTGTGTGCGAGCGCCTTCGCAGCGCGCTCCCCCGCGATACGAATTGGAGCGAGCTGCTGTTGCACGTCGAGCGTGCAGACTACTTTGAGATGTTCGGTCTGCGTCGCGCCTACCACATCGATCTCGCGGCGCTTCAAGCCGCCTACATGGCGATCAGTCGAAACATTCATCCCGACCGATACGCCATGGCCAGTCCCGCGGAACAGGCGTTCGCGATGCGTGCTTCGGCAGTTGTCAACCGCGCCTACGAAACGTTGAAAGACGCATTCGCCCGTGCGGAATACCTGCTCGAGTCGGCCGGCGGTCAGAACGCGGCGCAAGACAAGCGCGTGCCGGCGGATCTGCTCGGCCAGATCATGATGATGCGCGAGGAGCTGGAAGAGGCCCGCGCCGCCGGGGATGAGAAGCGAATCCAATCGATACGCGCCGAGGTGCTGGAGCAACGCCGGACCGCTCAATCGACGGTGGCCGAACTATGTCACCGATTGATCGAACAATCGGACGACGTTCGAGACGAACTGCGATTAAGACTGAACGGACTGAAGTATCTGAACAACCTTTTGAGCACGATTGACGCACCGTAACGGCCATGACCGCGACGCAGGACGACCTCATCATCGGCATCGACCTCGGCACGACGTTCAGTCTTGTCGCCTATGCCGATGCGCGCGGGCCGCAGATCATTCGCGACGAAACCGGCGAGGGGCGGTTGCCATCGGTCATCTGCTTCTCACCCGACGGCCGGGCGACGATCGGCTGGG from the Planctomycetia bacterium genome contains:
- a CDS encoding iron-sulfur cluster assembly accessory protein gives rise to the protein MMVTLTERAAAEVKTIIDQQKLESEKTYLRVGVKGGGCSGFSYTLDLTEQVGENDEQWDVHGIKVICDPKSQIYLDGVTVDFKDEVMGRGFVFNNPNATHTCGCGSSFSA
- the hscB gene encoding Fe-S protein assembly co-chaperone HscB, whose amino-acid sequence is MTATPSSAAGTCGVCERLRSALPRDTNWSELLLHVERADYFEMFGLRRAYHIDLAALQAAYMAISRNIHPDRYAMASPAEQAFAMRASAVVNRAYETLKDAFARAEYLLESAGGQNAAQDKRVPADLLGQIMMMREELEEARAAGDEKRIQSIRAEVLEQRRTAQSTVAELCHRLIEQSDDVRDELRLRLNGLKYLNNLLSTIDAP